In Desulfocurvus vexinensis DSM 17965, a genomic segment contains:
- a CDS encoding ammonium transporter → MLTPRSLLKRPLSGLYFALGALAVVASAPVCALAQDAPEMLTQDNANLLWTLVAAILVMFMQAGFAMVEAGFTRAKNAGNILMKNFIDFAAGSVVFFFIGFAFMFGDSIGGFIGGSGFALSGADASTADGMWTLTFWFFQSVFAATAATIVSGGIAERTKFSAYILASILVTGLIYPVSGHWAWGGLWGNEGGWLESMGFIDFAGSTVVHSVGGWVALAGAMVLGPRIGKYTADGKANAIPGHNIPMAALGVFILWFGWFGFNPGSTTTADGTIGYIAMNTSLAACTGTLGAMFTAWIKYGKPDASMTMNGALAGLVAITAGCYELSPMGAMITGLGGGILVVLSVVFIDQVLKIDDPVGAVSVHGVCGAYGTIMAGLLAAPGFGSATGLLYGGDFSVLSTQLIGVGAVFVWAFGAGWVVFAILKAVVGIRVSEEEELKGLDITEHGMEAYSGFQIFSNE, encoded by the coding sequence ATGCTCACCCCCCGCTCCCTTTTGAAAAGGCCGCTCTCCGGGCTGTACTTCGCCCTGGGAGCCCTCGCCGTGGTCGCCTCGGCCCCCGTATGCGCCCTGGCCCAGGACGCCCCCGAAATGCTGACCCAGGACAACGCCAACCTCCTGTGGACCCTGGTTGCCGCCATCCTGGTCATGTTCATGCAGGCCGGTTTCGCCATGGTCGAGGCCGGATTCACCCGCGCCAAGAACGCGGGCAACATCCTGATGAAGAACTTCATCGACTTTGCCGCTGGCTCGGTGGTCTTCTTCTTCATCGGCTTCGCCTTCATGTTCGGCGACTCCATCGGCGGCTTCATCGGCGGCTCGGGCTTCGCCCTGTCCGGCGCCGACGCTTCCACCGCCGACGGCATGTGGACCCTGACCTTCTGGTTCTTCCAGAGCGTGTTCGCCGCCACCGCCGCCACCATCGTCTCCGGCGGCATCGCCGAGCGCACCAAATTCAGCGCCTACATCCTGGCCAGCATCCTGGTCACCGGCCTGATCTACCCCGTCTCCGGGCACTGGGCCTGGGGCGGCCTGTGGGGCAACGAGGGCGGCTGGCTCGAATCCATGGGCTTCATCGACTTCGCCGGGTCCACCGTGGTTCACTCCGTGGGCGGCTGGGTCGCCCTGGCCGGAGCCATGGTCCTTGGCCCGCGCATCGGCAAGTACACCGCCGACGGCAAGGCCAACGCCATCCCCGGCCACAACATCCCCATGGCGGCCCTGGGCGTCTTCATCCTGTGGTTCGGCTGGTTCGGCTTCAACCCCGGCTCCACCACCACCGCCGACGGCACCATCGGCTACATCGCCATGAACACCTCCCTGGCCGCCTGCACGGGCACCCTGGGCGCCATGTTCACGGCCTGGATCAAGTACGGCAAGCCCGACGCCTCCATGACCATGAACGGCGCCCTGGCGGGCCTGGTGGCCATCACCGCGGGCTGCTACGAGCTGTCCCCCATGGGCGCGATGATCACCGGCCTGGGCGGCGGCATCCTCGTGGTCCTGTCCGTGGTCTTCATCGACCAGGTGCTCAAGATCGACGACCCGGTCGGCGCGGTGTCCGTGCACGGCGTGTGCGGCGCCTACGGCACCATCATGGCCGGCCTGCTGGCCGCCCCGGGCTTCGGCAGCGCCACGGGCCTGCTCTACGGCGGCGACTTCTCCGTGCTCTCCACGCAGCTCATCGGCGTGGGCGCGGTCTTCGTCTGGGCCTTCGGCGCGGGCTGGGTCGTGTTCGCCATCCTCAAGGCCGTCGTGGGCATCCGCGTCAGCGAGGAGGAGGAGCTCAAGGGCCTGGACATCACCGAGCACGGCATGGAGGCCTACTCCGGCTTCCAGATCTTCTCCAACGAGTAG
- a CDS encoding LemA family protein — translation MNALFAFAATLLAIGLCAALIHGRLAALRRLCLAALGRADAALRRRHDLVVALVEAGRSQLPQAGDALADLALAREAASAAAAQAAARGEPLALHELGRAEERLETLLTRLRTLARAAREQDTAASLGPLFQDLDDAAHHVALARLAYNEAARGYNAYRHGFPALLLAGAFGFEDAPFLEFGGALFRVPPGPGCTRGCPD, via the coding sequence ATGAACGCGCTTTTCGCCTTCGCCGCCACGCTGCTGGCCATCGGGCTGTGCGCGGCCCTGATCCACGGCCGGCTCGCGGCCCTGCGTCGGCTCTGCCTGGCGGCCCTGGGCCGCGCCGATGCGGCCCTGCGCCGACGCCACGACCTCGTGGTGGCCCTGGTGGAGGCGGGCCGCAGCCAGCTGCCCCAGGCCGGGGACGCCCTGGCGGACCTGGCCCTGGCCCGCGAGGCGGCCTCCGCCGCCGCCGCCCAGGCGGCGGCCCGGGGCGAGCCCCTGGCCCTGCACGAGCTGGGACGGGCCGAAGAACGCCTGGAAACCCTGCTGACCCGGCTGCGGACCCTGGCCCGGGCCGCCCGGGAGCAGGACACCGCCGCCAGCCTGGGCCCCCTGTTCCAGGACCTGGACGACGCCGCCCACCACGTGGCCCTGGCGCGGCTGGCCTACAACGAGGCCGCGCGCGGCTACAACGCCTACCGCCACGGCTTCCCCGCCCTGCTGCTGGCCGGAGCCTTCGGCTTCGAGGACGCCCCGTTCCTGGAGTTCGGCGGGGCCCTGTTCCGCGTACCCCCCGGCCCGGGCTGCACCCGGGGCTGCCCGGACTGA
- a CDS encoding pyridoxamine 5'-phosphate oxidase family protein, producing the protein MLDDCLDLLLSQDLLVLATASQGVPHTSLMAYVAAPDGREVLMATLPGTRKWANLAANPEVSLLVDDRRAAAGIQSLRALTVAGTFVPAQGDEERALLRRLAAARPQLEAIASAPQARAIRVRVRTFQLQDGPLAGRVLRL; encoded by the coding sequence ATGCTCGACGACTGCCTCGACCTGCTCCTGTCCCAGGACCTGCTGGTGCTGGCCACGGCCTCGCAAGGCGTGCCCCACACCTCGCTCATGGCCTACGTCGCCGCGCCCGACGGGCGCGAGGTGCTCATGGCCACCCTGCCCGGCACGCGCAAATGGGCCAACCTCGCGGCCAACCCCGAGGTCAGCCTGCTGGTGGACGACCGCCGCGCCGCTGCGGGCATCCAGAGCTTGCGGGCGCTCACCGTGGCGGGCACCTTCGTCCCGGCCCAGGGCGACGAGGAACGCGCCCTGCTGCGCCGCCTGGCCGCCGCCCGCCCGCAGCTGGAGGCCATCGCCTCGGCCCCCCAGGCCCGGGCCATCCGCGTGCGGGTGCGCACCTTCCAGCTTCAGGACGGCCCCCTGGCCGGGCGCGTGCTGCGGCTGTAG